The following proteins are encoded in a genomic region of Nocardioides renjunii:
- a CDS encoding GntR family transcriptional regulator, translating into MDNADLVVPRQRALKHVQVREHVRSLIEAQPPGSAAPSERELVARFGVARMTVRQALDALVAEGLLERIPGRGTFVAQPPKTAGRLTSFTEEIRRRGMLPESQTLLARVEQAGPGVARALDISPGDPVLHWRRLRRADQAVVCVEDAYLNEVLLPGFLQHGTPTSLYDALATRGLRPTEVEDSISADRASAEEASVLEIAEGDPVLRHARRAVSQGRIVEVSRTCYRHDRFTVYLQLADR; encoded by the coding sequence ATGGACAACGCGGACCTCGTCGTGCCTCGACAGCGGGCACTCAAGCATGTCCAGGTCCGTGAGCACGTCCGCAGCCTCATCGAGGCCCAGCCCCCGGGCTCGGCCGCCCCGTCCGAGCGCGAGCTGGTCGCTCGCTTCGGCGTGGCACGGATGACCGTACGACAGGCGCTCGACGCGCTCGTCGCCGAGGGTCTCCTGGAGCGCATCCCCGGACGTGGCACGTTCGTCGCTCAGCCGCCCAAGACCGCCGGCCGACTGACCTCCTTCACCGAGGAGATCCGCCGCCGGGGCATGCTGCCGGAGTCCCAGACCCTCCTCGCCCGCGTCGAGCAGGCCGGCCCCGGGGTCGCGCGTGCGCTCGACATCTCCCCGGGCGACCCGGTGCTCCACTGGCGCCGCCTGCGCCGGGCCGACCAGGCCGTCGTCTGCGTGGAGGACGCCTACCTCAACGAGGTGCTGCTGCCGGGCTTCCTGCAGCACGGCACCCCGACGAGCCTCTACGACGCGCTGGCCACCCGCGGCCTGCGCCCCACCGAGGTCGAGGACTCGATCAGCGCCGACCGCGCCAGCGCGGAGGAGGCGTCGGTCCTCGAGATCGCCGAGGGCGACCCGGTGCTGCGCCACGCCCGCCGGGCGGTCTCGCAGGGTCGCATCGTCGAGGTCTCGCGCACCTGCTACCGCCACGACCGGTTCACCGTCTACCTCCAGCTCGCCGACCGCTGA
- a CDS encoding HD domain-containing protein — protein sequence MSLADRWPLGDRHDLRDELLAAWDRDGYHDLLHLTEVLDRLEELSAAGAAFDEVVVGLAAWFHDAVYDGADDDEERSAQWAESALPAASADEVARLVRMTVHHRPADDDPAGCALSDADLAILAAPRERYDAYVAGVRADFAHLPDDEFRAGRAAVLGDLAANPHLFHTPQARELWESPARANLERELSQLR from the coding sequence ATGAGCCTGGCCGACCGCTGGCCGCTCGGCGACCGGCACGACCTGCGCGACGAGCTGCTGGCCGCCTGGGACCGCGACGGCTACCACGACCTGCTCCACCTCACCGAGGTGCTCGACCGGCTCGAGGAGCTGTCCGCGGCCGGCGCCGCCTTCGACGAGGTCGTCGTCGGCCTCGCGGCGTGGTTCCACGACGCCGTCTACGACGGAGCCGACGACGACGAGGAGCGCTCGGCGCAGTGGGCCGAGTCCGCGCTGCCAGCAGCCTCCGCCGACGAGGTCGCGCGGCTGGTGCGGATGACGGTCCACCACCGCCCGGCCGACGACGACCCGGCGGGCTGCGCGCTGAGCGACGCCGACCTGGCCATCCTCGCCGCGCCGCGCGAGCGCTACGACGCCTACGTCGCCGGCGTCCGCGCCGACTTCGCCCACCTGCCGGACGACGAGTTCAGGGCCGGGCGGGCGGCGGTGCTCGGCGACCTCGCCGCCAATCCGCACCTCTTCCACACGCCGCAGGCCCGCGAGCTGTGGGAGTCGCCGGCGCGCGCCAACCTCGAGCGCGAGCTGTCCCAGCTGCGCTGA